Proteins from one Stenotrophomonas aracearum genomic window:
- the leuE gene encoding leucine efflux protein LeuE, which translates to MPWMGIQDLWTFVVAVLVFLALPGPGTFTLLTATGRGGVRGGYTALFGLLLGDQILMWLAVAGVAALLRANPLVFHAVQYLGAAYLVWVGIGLLRPARDGAEDGDGGGIRLQPGRYFRQAILISLLNPKAIIFYMAFLPLFIDPARHQGVLTFATMAVLIFVLSLAYCSLLIGVGNLLRRRIIQHPRVGVVLKRVAGVFLIGFGVRLGLNG; encoded by the coding sequence ATGCCGTGGATGGGCATCCAGGACCTGTGGACCTTCGTCGTTGCCGTGCTGGTGTTCCTGGCACTGCCCGGTCCGGGCACCTTCACCCTGCTCACCGCCACCGGCCGCGGTGGCGTGCGCGGTGGCTACACCGCGCTGTTCGGGCTGCTGCTGGGCGACCAGATCCTGATGTGGCTGGCGGTAGCCGGCGTGGCCGCCCTGCTCCGCGCCAATCCGCTGGTGTTCCACGCCGTGCAGTATCTGGGCGCGGCCTACCTGGTGTGGGTGGGCATCGGCCTGCTGCGCCCGGCCCGCGACGGCGCTGAAGACGGCGACGGCGGTGGCATCCGCCTGCAGCCGGGCCGTTACTTCCGCCAGGCGATCCTGATCAGCCTGCTCAATCCGAAGGCGATCATCTTCTACATGGCCTTCCTGCCGTTGTTCATCGACCCGGCCCGGCACCAGGGCGTGCTGACCTTCGCGACCATGGCGGTGCTGATCTTCGTGCTGAGCCTGGCGTACTGCTCGCTGTTGATCGGGGTGGGCAACCTGCTCCGGCGCAGGATCATCCAGCACCCGCGTGTCGGGGTGGTGCTGAAGCGCGTGGCAGGGGTGTTCCTGATCGGGTTCGGAGTGCGGCTGGGCCTGAACGGCTGA
- a CDS encoding dipeptidase: MTVRVLSLLVSLALTAPLSAQAIEFSAQELARAATLQKKLLTLDSHLDTPANFHREGFDIAQRHDHNALSQVDLPRMQEGALDGGFFAIYTDQGDRSPAAHRHDRDAGLLRLMEIREMLAAHPDTFALALTPADAARIKREGKRVVYISMENASPLVDDPSLLSFYHAAGLRLLSTVHFANNEFADSATDAKGAEWKGLSPAGKALVDEAVRLGIVIDQSHASDAVFDDLIQRMPVPFVLSHSSAKAIYNHPRNLDDARLKQLAKAGGVIQVNAYGGYLIDTGKSDARKQAEEALMKKIGAGYDDLSMAQGVALKQGLADLDQQLPLRKATLDDFFAHFEHILGVVGPEHVGIGLDWDGGGGLADLQDVSALPKFTAWLLRKGYSEKQIADIWGGNLLRVMQQAQRHAAP, from the coding sequence ATGACCGTGCGTGTTCTGTCGTTGCTGGTGTCCCTGGCGCTCACCGCGCCGCTGTCCGCCCAGGCCATCGAGTTCAGCGCGCAGGAGCTGGCGCGCGCTGCAACGCTGCAGAAGAAGCTGCTCACCCTCGACAGCCACCTGGACACGCCGGCCAACTTCCATCGCGAAGGCTTCGACATCGCGCAGCGGCATGACCACAACGCCCTTTCGCAGGTGGACCTTCCGCGCATGCAGGAAGGTGCGCTGGATGGTGGCTTCTTCGCCATCTACACCGACCAGGGCGACCGCAGCCCGGCCGCGCACCGGCACGACCGCGACGCCGGCCTGCTGCGGCTGATGGAAATCCGCGAAATGCTGGCCGCGCACCCGGACACCTTCGCGCTGGCACTGACACCGGCCGACGCCGCGCGGATCAAGCGCGAAGGCAAGCGCGTGGTCTACATCAGCATGGAAAACGCCAGTCCGCTGGTCGACGATCCTTCGCTGCTGAGCTTCTATCACGCGGCCGGACTGCGCCTGCTCAGCACCGTGCACTTCGCCAATAACGAGTTCGCCGATTCGGCCACCGACGCAAAGGGTGCCGAATGGAAGGGGCTGAGCCCGGCCGGCAAGGCGCTGGTGGACGAGGCGGTACGGCTTGGCATCGTCATCGACCAGTCGCATGCGTCAGACGCGGTCTTCGACGATCTGATCCAGCGCATGCCGGTGCCGTTCGTGCTGTCGCACAGCTCGGCCAAGGCGATCTACAACCACCCGCGCAACCTGGACGATGCACGCCTGAAGCAGCTGGCCAAGGCGGGTGGCGTGATCCAGGTCAACGCCTATGGCGGCTACCTGATCGACACCGGCAAGAGCGATGCGCGCAAGCAGGCCGAAGAGGCGCTGATGAAGAAGATCGGAGCCGGGTACGACGACCTGAGCATGGCCCAGGGCGTGGCGTTGAAGCAGGGCCTGGCCGATCTGGACCAGCAGCTGCCGCTACGCAAGGCCACCCTGGACGACTTCTTCGCCCACTTCGAGCACATCCTGGGCGTGGTCGGACCCGAGCACGTCGGCATCGGGCTGGACTGGGATGGCGGCGGCGGCCTGGCCGACCTGCAGGACGTGAGCGCGCTCCCGAAGTTCACCGCGTGGTTGTTGCGCAAGGGCTACAGCGAGAAGCAGATCGCCGACATCTGGGGCGGCAACCTGCTGCGGGTGATGCAACAGGCGCAGCGGCACGCGGCGCCGTAG
- a CDS encoding amino acid permease, translating to MSSLLRRKSLDSVTVHEAGRSLVRTLSWPHLIAMGIGAIVGTGIYTLIGVGANLAGPAVLISFAIAGAVCACAALSYAELSTMMPAAGSAYTYSYTALGEIFAWVVGWSLILEYSLVVSTVAVGWSGYFVGFLEWVHTQMGIDIRLPAALSAGPHVDGGLFNLPAVIITWIVAGGLMLGTKESATLNAILVVLKLIALAVFVAVALPAFDPANLQPFMPYGFAKSMGPDGIERGVMAAAAIIFFAFYGFDAISTAAEETKNPGRDLSIGIIGSMVGCTIVYMLVALGAIGAMSYAVFGSSAEPLALIMRQLGHPTAALVIGIVAIVALPTVLLAFLFGQSRVFFVMGRDGLLPRGLSAVNKRTGTPVATTLFSALLVSALAGVARLDEIAALANAGTLAAFTAVGICLVVMRRRAPDAKRSFRTPLAWIVGPAAALGCIYLFISLPHSTQKYFLIWNAIGLAVYFLYSRRNALIGRKHQP from the coding sequence ATGTCATCGCTGCTACGGCGCAAGTCGCTCGATTCCGTCACCGTCCATGAAGCCGGCAGGAGCCTGGTCCGCACCCTGAGCTGGCCGCACCTGATCGCCATGGGCATCGGCGCCATCGTCGGCACCGGCATCTACACCCTGATCGGCGTGGGCGCCAACCTGGCCGGCCCGGCGGTGCTGATCTCCTTCGCCATCGCCGGTGCGGTCTGCGCCTGCGCCGCGCTGTCCTATGCCGAGCTCTCCACGATGATGCCGGCGGCCGGCAGCGCCTACACCTACAGCTACACCGCACTCGGCGAGATCTTCGCGTGGGTGGTGGGGTGGAGCCTGATCCTGGAGTACTCGCTGGTGGTGAGTACCGTGGCGGTCGGGTGGTCCGGCTACTTCGTCGGCTTCCTGGAATGGGTGCATACCCAGATGGGCATCGACATCCGCCTGCCGGCGGCGCTGTCGGCCGGTCCGCACGTGGACGGCGGCCTGTTCAACCTTCCGGCGGTGATCATCACTTGGATCGTGGCCGGCGGCCTGATGCTGGGCACCAAGGAAAGCGCCACCCTCAACGCCATCCTGGTGGTGCTGAAGCTGATCGCGCTCGCCGTGTTCGTGGCCGTGGCGTTGCCCGCGTTCGATCCGGCCAACCTGCAGCCGTTCATGCCGTATGGCTTCGCCAAGTCGATGGGCCCGGACGGCATCGAACGCGGCGTGATGGCGGCGGCAGCCATCATCTTCTTCGCCTTCTATGGCTTCGATGCGATCTCCACTGCAGCCGAGGAAACCAAGAACCCGGGCCGCGACCTGTCGATCGGCATCATCGGTTCGATGGTTGGCTGCACCATCGTCTACATGCTGGTGGCGCTGGGCGCGATCGGCGCGATGAGCTACGCCGTGTTCGGCAGCAGCGCCGAGCCGCTGGCGCTGATCATGCGCCAGCTGGGCCACCCGACCGCCGCGCTGGTGATCGGCATCGTCGCCATCGTCGCGCTGCCCACCGTGCTGCTCGCTTTCCTGTTCGGCCAGAGCCGCGTGTTCTTCGTCATGGGCCGCGACGGCCTGCTGCCGCGTGGCCTGTCGGCCGTGAACAAGCGCACCGGCACCCCGGTGGCGACCACGCTGTTCAGTGCCCTGCTGGTCTCGGCCCTGGCAGGCGTGGCGCGCCTGGATGAAATCGCCGCGCTGGCCAACGCCGGTACCCTGGCCGCGTTCACTGCGGTGGGCATCTGCCTGGTGGTGATGCGCCGCCGCGCACCGGACGCCAAGCGCAGCTTCCGCACCCCGCTGGCCTGGATCGTCGGGCCGGCCGCTGCGCTGGGCTGCATCTACCTGTTCATCAGCCTGCCGCACAGCACCCAGAAGTACTTCCTGATCTGGAACGCGATCGGCCTGGCGGTGTACTTCCTGTACAGCCGCCGGAATGCGTTGATCGGTCGTAAACATCAACCGTAG
- a CDS encoding class I SAM-dependent rRNA methyltransferase, whose product MNTPAPVVRLKNAWRSSHPWIFQKLVEKPAVRPKPGAIVDVVGVDGEWIGRGFYNGHSRIAVRILETDQRVPVDAGWFSRKIAQAVSLRRDVLKLDTVSDAWRVVHSEGDGLSGLVVDRYGDLVVVEFFAAGMFRHREWVYEALREQFPGCRFHSFADEHVQKQESFDFHGNTTTEASVITEYGVKFRADPAGAHKTGFFADQRENRQWLSQEVEGKSVLDLCCNTGGFAVYAAARGASDVLGIDIDEDVIAIAKANGRLNNVRPRFVQSDIFPWLRDAANRGEQFDVVILDPAKMTRDRDQVITALKKYLDMNKLALGVVKPGGLFATFSCTGLVSEEEFLDMLRRAAFYSGRTIQILKVAGAGPDHPFMAHVQESRYLKAVFCRVVD is encoded by the coding sequence ATGAATACCCCTGCCCCCGTAGTCCGCCTCAAGAACGCCTGGCGCTCCAGCCACCCTTGGATCTTCCAGAAACTGGTCGAAAAGCCCGCTGTCCGGCCCAAGCCCGGTGCCATCGTCGACGTGGTCGGCGTGGACGGGGAGTGGATCGGCCGCGGTTTCTACAACGGCCACTCGCGCATTGCGGTGCGAATCCTGGAAACCGACCAGCGGGTCCCCGTCGATGCCGGCTGGTTCTCGCGGAAGATCGCGCAGGCGGTGTCATTGCGCCGTGATGTCCTGAAGCTGGACACGGTGTCCGACGCCTGGCGCGTGGTCCACAGCGAGGGCGACGGCCTGTCCGGCCTGGTGGTGGACCGCTATGGCGACCTGGTGGTGGTGGAGTTCTTCGCCGCCGGCATGTTCCGCCACCGTGAGTGGGTCTATGAAGCCCTGCGCGAGCAGTTCCCGGGCTGCCGCTTCCACAGCTTCGCCGACGAACACGTGCAGAAGCAGGAAAGCTTCGACTTCCACGGCAACACCACCACCGAAGCTTCGGTGATCACCGAGTACGGCGTGAAGTTCCGCGCCGACCCCGCCGGTGCGCACAAGACCGGTTTCTTCGCGGACCAGCGCGAGAACCGCCAGTGGCTGAGCCAGGAAGTGGAAGGCAAGTCGGTGCTGGACCTGTGCTGCAACACCGGTGGCTTTGCGGTGTATGCCGCCGCGCGCGGTGCCTCGGACGTGCTGGGCATCGACATCGACGAAGACGTGATCGCCATCGCCAAGGCCAATGGGCGCCTGAACAACGTGCGCCCGCGCTTCGTGCAGTCCGACATCTTCCCGTGGCTGCGCGACGCGGCCAACCGCGGCGAGCAGTTTGATGTGGTGATCCTGGACCCGGCCAAGATGACCCGCGACCGCGACCAGGTGATCACCGCGCTGAAGAAGTACCTGGACATGAACAAGCTGGCGCTGGGCGTGGTCAAGCCGGGCGGCCTGTTCGCCACGTTCTCGTGCACGGGCCTGGTGTCCGAAGAGGAGTTCCTGGACATGCTGCGCCGCGCGGCGTTCTACTCCGGCCGCACCATCCAGATCCTGAAGGTGGCCGGCGCCGGCCCTGACCATCCGTTCATGGCGCACGTGCAGGAGTCGCGCTACCTCAAGGCAGTCTTCTGCCGCGTTGTGGATTGA
- a CDS encoding LysR family transcriptional regulator — protein sequence MVRFEDLHLFARTAALGSFSNAAREADLLPGQVAAAIARLERELDLRLFVRSTRSLRLTAEGVLYLPYAQDMLATLHEGQARVRGDEAELQGVLQVAAPSDLGRNVLLPWLTEFRAAHPKLQLRLLLSDQVADVFRDPVDIAFRLGRFDTASYVALPLLPGNRRVLVASPGYLARHGTPTDLDALKDHQCLVYQLAGRPYDRWSFEQDGRRVVVPVRGPLVCDDADVVRRWAVAGEGIVFKSWLDVCDDVRAGRLQVLLGGTGDSLPLNLVCPHRKQFSPAIRQLHALCVQRLAPMLADLPGHAT from the coding sequence ATGGTCCGTTTCGAGGATCTGCACCTGTTCGCCCGCACCGCCGCGCTGGGCAGCTTCTCCAACGCCGCGCGCGAAGCCGACCTGCTGCCCGGCCAGGTGGCCGCCGCCATCGCCCGGCTGGAGCGCGAACTGGACCTGCGCCTGTTCGTGCGCTCCACCCGCAGCCTGCGCCTGACCGCCGAAGGCGTGCTGTACCTGCCTTACGCCCAGGACATGCTGGCCACCCTGCACGAGGGCCAGGCCCGGGTCCGCGGCGACGAGGCCGAGCTGCAGGGCGTGCTGCAGGTGGCGGCGCCGTCGGACCTGGGCCGCAACGTGCTGCTGCCGTGGCTGACCGAGTTCCGCGCCGCGCATCCCAAGCTGCAGCTGCGCCTGCTGCTCTCCGACCAGGTGGCCGACGTGTTCCGCGACCCGGTGGATATCGCCTTCCGGCTGGGTCGCTTCGATACCGCCAGCTACGTGGCGCTGCCGCTGCTGCCGGGTAACCGGAGGGTGCTGGTGGCCTCGCCCGGTTACCTGGCACGTCATGGCACTCCGACCGATCTGGACGCCTTGAAGGACCACCAGTGCCTGGTCTATCAGCTCGCCGGACGACCGTACGACCGCTGGAGCTTCGAGCAGGACGGGCGGCGCGTGGTGGTGCCCGTGCGCGGCCCGCTGGTGTGCGACGACGCCGACGTGGTGCGGCGCTGGGCGGTGGCCGGCGAAGGGATCGTGTTCAAGTCGTGGCTGGATGTGTGCGACGACGTGCGTGCCGGGCGCCTGCAGGTGCTGCTGGGGGGCACAGGCGACAGCCTGCCGCTGAACCTGGTGTGCCCGCACCGCAAGCAGTTTTCGCCGGCAATCCGCCAGCTGCATGCGTTGTGCGTGCAGCGCCTGGCGCCGATGCTGGCGGATCTGCCCGGGCACGCCACGTAG